The genomic region GCGGTCCGCTTCATAGCCCGCGCTGAGCACGAGGCTGCGGATCGTATTGAGTTCCCCGACGCCCTCCCCGCCCTTGGCGGTTCCGGCAACGAGCTCGGCGAGCTCCGCAGCGCTCTTTGCATAGTCGGCGATGCCGACGAAAAACAGGATCTTGCGGATCTGCTCGTCGTTCAGGCCCGCACCCTTGGTGAAGTCGCCGCTTTCATCCTTGCGGCCTTCGCCCAGCAGCAGTCGCACGCCTTCCGGGCCGAACTTGTCGAGCTTGTCGATTGCACGCAGAACCGCCAGACGCGCATTCGCGTGCTCGTCGCCACCGAGACCGATCGCCTCGAGCACACCGTCGAGAACCTTGCGATTGTTGACACGGATGACATAGTCGCCGCGCTGAATGCCGAGCGCTTCCATGGTGTCGGCCATCATCATGCACATCTCGGCATCGGCCTGGACGCCCGCCGCGCCGACCGTATCCGCGTCGAACTGCATGAACTGGCGGAAGCGGCCGGGGCCCGGCTTCTCGTTGCGGAAGACGTAGCCCGCCCGATAAGTCCGGTAGGGAAGCTGGATCTCGTTGAAGTTCTCCGCCACGTGCCGCGCAAGCGGTGCGGTCAGGTCGTAGCGCAGGCTCATCCACTGGTCGTCGTCGTCCGTCAGCGAGAAGACGCCCTCGTTCGGCCGATCGCTGTCGGGAAGGAACTTTCCCAGCGCGTCGGTATATTCGAACAACGGCGTTTCCACCGGATCGAAACCGTAGCGCTCGTAGACCTCCTGGATCTTCGCGAGCATTTCGTCGACGGCGCGGATATCCGCCGCCGAACGATCGACAAAGCCGCGCGGCAGGCGCGCCTTGAGCTTCTGCGGTTTCTTCTGTTTTTCGTTCATAAAGAGTGTTCCGGACTGTCAAATTCGGTCGGTGCTTTCCCTACCGGATCACGTCAAGGGCGGCAAGGGCAGCGGGCATAAAGGGCGCACATACCGGAAACGAGAGATCCTCTTGATGCGTGCCCGCGCTCTCCGGCGCTCTGTCGCACTGCACGGCCCGTCAATAACAAATCCGTGATTGTACTTATTGCGGCACTCTCCTATAGGTTAAGTCGACGCGGAGGAAGAGCCCGTCAACGACGCAAGGGTTCAGCGGAGATTTTGGCGGCATGCTGAAATTTGTGAATTCCGGTGACGGCGCCATCAAGCCCGCCTATCTGCTGGCGCATGAAGGCTGGACGCGCGATCTGGAGCGAGAGGATTATCTCGTCGAGCCGTGGCGCTGCCACCTTGCCAGCGGCACCTTCCTTCTGGGACCGCGAACGCTCGCACTTCTCGGCACGTCGCGGAACCCCTGCGGCATCGTCGACCTGTTGCGCGCCCACGACGGAGACGACAGATCGATAATTCTGAACATTCTGGAGCAGGCGACCGGGGCGCCATCCTCCTTCTGCTTTTCCACGCTCGTGCGTGGTCCATCTGGACAGTCCTCGCCGCTCTGTTGCGTCGGAAATTCGACGCTTGCCGGTGACGTTGGAGACGGCACGCTGCAGGGCGTATTTGCTTTTCCCCGGCACGCGGAACCGTAGGCGACGCGACGCGGCCGCCAACACCTCTTCCACCCGCGCCAACTTAACCTATCTTACATGCATGCTGCGCCGCCTCGCCCTCGTACTGCTGTTCCTGTCCGCGCCCGTGGTCGGCGCCCTGCCAGCCGCGACACAGGCGCGGGATGTCGCCGCCACAGGCATGGAACATCATCATCTGGCGGCCGTTGCCGAGGAGCATCATGCTTCAGGCCATGACGAGCGTTGCGAGACGAGGGAGCGCTGCGACCTTCCAACAAAGCTGCTGCATCCCGTGCTTTGCGCGGCGTGTCTGGCAATCAGTCCCGCACAGTCCAAGGTGACGCCGCCGGTAACCCCGTCCAGCCGCCTTTCATTGCGGCACTACACGGCGCCCGACGACGTGAAGGTGAGACCGCCGGTTCCGCCTCCCAAGCCCTTCCTTTCGATCTAGGACGCCGCGGTTGTTCGAACCCGCGAGGAACGTTCCGAACGTCTGAAACATCTCTCCGCTTTTCGGTGCCTCCGCCCGGAAACGGACCAGTCCCACACATCGCGATAAGCACGCGCGAATGACGGATAGATTTCGAAAGGAAAACATCATGTCCCTGAAAACCATCGCCGCCGCCTTGATGTTGGCAGCACTTGCCACCGCCCCTTCGTTCGCACAGGAAAGCGGCCATACGCATGGCTCAAAGCAAGCGGCAGACCCTGCGGGCGACACATCGCCTTCCACCAAGGCCTTCGCCGTGGCAAACGCCAAGATGCACAAAGACATGGACATCGTCTTCACCGGCAAAACCGACCTCGACTTCGTGCGCGGCATGATCGCCCACCACCAGGGAGCGATCGACATGGCCAAGATCGAGCTGGAGCACGGCACGGATGAAGAGATCCGCAAGCTGGCGGAAAACATCATCAAGGCCCAGGAAGGCGAGATCAAGATGATGAAGGAATGGCTCGCCAAGAACGGCGGCTAACGAACGAGACCTTCTGTCCCATCAAGGCATTCTACTCTTGAACAAAGCAGGACGCCCGCGGGAGAGATTTTTCGGCCGGCGCGTCGGTTCACGCGGACCCGCGCGCCGGCCTTTTGAATTGTTGCCGCATATCCTCGATGTTCGCGCGGCAAAAACAGCCTTCGATATGGTCGTTGACGAGGCCCATGGCCTGCATGAAAGCGTAGATCGTCGTCGGTCCGACAAAGGTCCAGCCACGTTTCTTCAGGTCCTTCGAAATGCGAGTCGACGTGGCGGTCGTCGGATTAGCGATCAAGGCTTCGTAGCTCACAATCTGCGGACGCTCGCTCTCATCCGGCTCGTGGGACCAGAAATAGGAGGCAAGCGATCCGAACTCCGCGCGCAGTTCCTTGGCCCGCCGCGCGTTGTTGATGGTCGAGACGATCTTGCCGCGGTGGCGCACAATACCGGTGTCGGCGAGGCAACGCTCGATATCGGCCTCGCCGAATTCGGCAACCCGGTCGAAATCGAAACCGGCGAATGCAGCGCGAAACGCTTCGCGCTTCCGCAAGATTGTCAACCACGACAGGCCGGACTGAAAGCCTTCCAGGCAGATCTTCTCGAACAGCCGGTGATCGTCCGTGACCGGGCGGCCCCACTCCTCGTCATGGTAGCGCCGGTAGTCTTCGAGATTGCCGTGCCAGGCGCAACGATCACGTCCATCATCTCCGGTAATCAAGCCTTTCGCGGCCATTGTCTCTTTCTCGCTTCAGTTGCTCTTTTGTTCTGTTTACCACTCTGAAACCACTTTCATAAAGTGGCCGATAACCCTACCCGGAGCTTTATCCACCCGCCGGCCTTTTAATGAACGGCCGTTTACCTTTCGGTGGCAACGCGGTGCCACGATCAGGCCATTGTCAAGCGCTCCTGGCCCGCAAAGGTGCCTTTTCCGCCCATGGAGCCCTTCTTTGAAAATTTTGGCGTAATGTAGCGAGTCCGCCCCATGATGAAGAAATCCCTTTTTCTTGCCCTATCCCTCCTGTGTGTCGTTGCCGCTGAGGCCGGAGCGCGCGACCGGTATCACAATCGTCCGCCGGTCATCGTCAGCCCGGACCTGACGGCCCCTTGGTTGATGCAGCTTGGGGTGACGCGGCTCGGCGGCCAACAGGCGCGTCCGGTCGCTTACCGTCCGCAGATGCCGGCGGCCACCCGGAAACAGTTCGAAAGACGCCAGGTAAACCGCAGGTCCGGGCCGGCACTGGTTCAGCCGGTTGCGGCAGTGCGCGCGCAAAAGCCGGTAAAGACGAAGCTCGATCCGCAGTTCCTGCCGCAAACCGTGGCCTATGACGGTCCGGAAAAACCCGGCACGATCGTGATCGACACCAACAATCGTTTTCTCTATCTCGTCACCGGCAAAGGTGAGGCCCGTCGCTATGGCGTGGGTGTCGGCAAGCCGGGCTTCGAATGGGCCGGCGCGCACCGGATTACGCGGAAGGCAGAGTGGCCGAGCTGGACGCCGCCACAGGAAATGATCGCGCGGGAAGCTGCGAAGGGACACTATCTGCCGGCCCGCATGGACGGCGGCCCGGCAAATCCGCTCGGCGCCCGGGCCATGTATCTCGGCTCGACGCTCTACCGCATTCACGGCACCAACGCGCCCTGGACGATCGGCTACGGCGTTTCGTCCGGCTGCATCCGCATGCGCAACGAGGATGTCGTCGATCTCTATGAACGGGTGAATGTCGGCACCAAGGTTATCGTGATATAAATGCGCTTGTGCGCTGAATAACCCGCGCGCGGTTTGCGTTTGCACTGGGGAACAGTGGTGCAAACGCAACAGCTGTTCCGATAGATACAAGTTACGCCATCGGCTGTGCTCTATCTGATATGGCGCAGGCTTGACCTTGCAGGTAATTTACCGAACCTGCACGCGATCAAGGGTTGAGAGGGAATCATTAATGAAATTTCATGCCAAGAAGGTGGTGGCGTTCGCTGCCGCGGCGACGGTGCTGTTTGCCGTGACAAATGCATCGGCGTTCACGCCGGCGAACGCACCGGAGCCCGCCGCCAAGCGTTCCGACGTTCTGTTGGTCGCCCATCAAAAGCGGCCGCCGCAAAAATATTGGCGCACCAAGGTCCGTTTCCGGACGAATGAGGCTCCCGGTACCATTATCGTCGATACGAACAACAAGTATCTCTATTACATCGACGGCCCGAACCGCGCGACGCGCTACGGCATCGGCGTCGGCCGCGAAGGCTTCGGCTGGTCCGGCGTCGTCAAGGTCGGCCGCAAGGCCGAGTGGCCAGCCTGGACGCCGCCGGCGGAAATGCGCGTGCGCGAACGGGCGAAGGGCCGCATCCTGCCGATCACCCAGGAAGGCGGCATCGACAATCCGCTCGGCGCTCGCGCCCTTTATCTCTACAAGGGTGGCCGCGACACCATCTTCCGCATCCACGGAACGAACCAGCCCTGGACCATTGGCCAGAACATGTCGTCGGGATGCATCCGGATGATGAACGAGGATGTCGAGCACCTTTACGATCGTGCCGGCATCGGTACGAAAGTAATCGTCATCGGGCCTGGCAGCAAACCCGGCGATGTCCACTATGATGACCGCGGCGTCGACATTTTCCGCCAGATCTTCGGCGGCTGATGGGATAGGCGGGTAGTTTGCCCCCTCTCCCCAGCCCTCTCCCCGCACGCGGGGAGAGGGGGTTTTGAGCGGACGCCGCAAGTCCCCTTCGCCCCGCCTGCGGGGAGAAGGTGGCCGGCAGGCTGGATGAGGGGCAGACGCGATCACTCTTCAGGCTTCACAACCCCGCGGGCTTCGGCCCTCCATAGGCCCAATCCAGCAGTTCGACGGTATGCACGATCGGAAGCGTCGTCCCGGTCGCGATCTGGGTGATGCAACCGATATTGCCCGTCGCAATCACGTCCGGTTTCGTCGCTTCGATGTTTCGGACTTTGCGCGCCTTGAGTTTCGCCGATATCTCCGACTGCAGGATGTTGTAGGTGCCGGCCGATCCGCAGCAAAGATGACCCTCCGCCGGCTCGCGAACTGTGAAACCCGCTCGTTTCAAGAGCTCCTTCGGCACTGTCGTAATCTTCTGGCCATGCTGCATCGAGCAGGCGGAATGATAGGCAACCGTCATCCCCCGCGCCTCCCGCTGCGGCAGTTCGAGCCCAGCCAGGTATTCGGTGACGTCTTTTGCCAATGCGGACACTTTCGCGGCCTTTTCCGCATATCCCGGATCCAGCCTCAGCATATGGCCGTAATCCTTGATCGTGGTGCCGCAGCCTGAGGCGGTAATGATGATCGCGTCGAGACCGTCTTCTTCGGCTGCCTTCAGCCAGATATCGACGTTACGGCGCGCAGCCTTGAGCGCCTGCTCCTCCCGTCCCATGTGGTGGACCAGCGCGCCGCAGCAGCCCTCGCCGGCGGAGACGACAACCTCGATCCCCTGTCCGGTCAGCAGCCGGATCGCCGCTTCGTTGATCTCGGGCTTCAAGACCGGCTGCGCACAGCCGGTCAGGATCGCGACCCGGCCGCGGCGCTCGCCCTTCGTCGCGTAAGTGGCGGGCCTTGTCCCTGCAGACACTGGCGGCACCGCCTTCGGAGCAAGGTCGAGCATGACACCAAAGGTCTTCAGCCACGCGATCCGCTTCGCCAGCCCCGCCAACGGGCGGGCAACGCCGGCCGCGCGCAACGCGAAGCGGAACCGTCTGGGATAGGGTAGCACCGCGGCGAGAACGGAGCGCGCGAAGCGATCCTTCAACGGTCTTTTGTAGGTCTTCTCGATGTGGATGCGGGCATGGTCGACCAGATGCATGTAGTCGACGCCCGACGGACAGGTGGTGAGACAGGAAAGACAGGAAAGACAGCGGTCGATATGCGTAACGGTTTCCCGGTCCGCCGCCCGGCCGTTTTCGAGCATGTCCTTGATCAGGTAGATCCGCCCGCGGGGACTGTCGAGTTCGTCGCCGAGGACAACGTAGGTGGGACAGGTGGCCGTGCAGAAACCGCAGTGAACGCATCTGTGCAGGATCTTTTCGGATTCGGCGACATGCGGATCGGCGAGTTGCGCGGGTGAGAAATTGGTCTGCAACCGAATACTCCAATTGGCAGGCCTTGCGAGCCTACTGCATGTTTCCTTAAATCGTAGCCGATTTAAGGACAAAACGTGCAGCAATTCAAAGTGCTACAGCGTCCTTTTGCGCGTCTGATAAGACGCGCGGCGCTGTAGGCCGCGACGATTCGGATCGGACCGATCCATGGCCGTCGAACCATTCCTATAACCTACTGCATGTTTCCTTAAATCGTACTCGATTTAAGGATAAAAACATGCAGCAATTCAAAGTGCTACAGCGTCCCTTGCGCGTCGGATAAGACGCGCGGCGCTGTAGGGCGGAATGCAGGCGAAGACATCAGCGCGCCGCATTTCGCCCTGGGTTCCCAAGCTAGACCAGCCAGCTCTCGGGATTGGTGATCGGCTCCTCCCGGGCCGCCCTCTGGAGACCGATTACGCATCTGACGACAATCCACACCGCCGTGACGACAAAGCCTAGAACGCCAATGATCATAACAGTGAGCAGCGCCGAAACGATGCAGAAAAGCAAGGCGATCCAGAAGGTACGGATCGCCCATATATAATGGGTCCTTGCCCATGGCTCCGCCTTGTCGCGGTTGAGATAGGCGAGCACGATCCCGATGAGCGCGGTGATACCGATGACAAATGCGATCAGGTAGAGCACGTAGATGATCTGAATATTGACCTTGCCCGGCTCCAGCCAGCGATCGGTCTGGCGGGAAAGCGGTGTCCGTGGACCGGTATCGCTCATCGAGTTCCCCCTTGGCATGTTTCGAACGGATCGCGGTGGCGCCTACAGCGCCACGCATCTAATCAGACGCGCAAAGATCGCTGTAGAGCTTTGAGTTTCTGCGTGATTTTGTCCTCAAATCGATTCCGATTTAAGGAATCATGCAGTAGGCCTTGCTGCCATCCGCCCCGGATTGAAAATCCGCGCTGGATCGAACCGAGCGCGGATGCGCTCCGTCAGTTGCGCGACGGCCGGTGCCTGCGGTTCGAAGGCCGGAACGCCGGCCCGCACGTCGTCGCCAGCCCTCACGAGGCTTGCGTGGCCCCCACCGAGCGCGCCGACATAGCGACGCACGAGTGCCGCCTCGGCATCCGCCTCCATCCGCAGCCAGACGAGCCCGCCCTGCCAATCATAAAAAGCATCGACACCTGTTTGAAGACGCAGCGCAGCGATGAGCTGGTGCCCAGCGGACGGCGCGACCGAAACCCGCCACAATGGCCGCCTCGTACCATCGGCGTAGGGTTTCACGTCGCGAATTTCCGCCCACAATAGATGCGTCGCCTCGGCGTCGAGGCGTGAGACCGGCCCGAAGCGGGAAAGCGCCGCGGTGAGTTTCTCAGCACGCAGGTCGACGGAATCTGCCAAGCCTTCCAGCCTCAGCACGGTTGCGGCGCCGTCGGGAAGTGCGCCATCCAGGAATCGTCCGCGCACACTCTCTGGCAGATGCGCCGCGCCCGAAGCTTCCACCGGCTGCGCCATCGTCTCGGCCATGACCGCGGCAGCTTCCGCGTCGTTGAGGCCCGAAACGACCACCGTCGCGGCCGCCGGCGGAACGGGCAGCACCTTGAAGGTGACTTCCGTCAGGATCCCGAGCGTGCCGTAGGAGCCCGCCATGAGCTTGACGAGGTCGAGCCCGGTGACGTTCTTCATGACCCGGCCGCCGGCCTTGATCATCTCGCCGGCGCCATTGACGAAGCGCACGCCGAGCAGGCTGTCGCGCGCGGCACCGGCGACGTAGCGCCGCGGTCCAGAAACATTCGCCGCGAACACCCCACCGATCGTCGGTTCGCCCGACGTGGCGAAGATCGGCCTATGATCCATCGGTTCGAAGGAAAGCATCTGGCCTTTGGCTCGAAGCGCGGCTTCCACCTCGGCAAGCGGCGTTCCGGCGAGTGCGCTCATGGTCATTTCTGCCGGATTGTAAGTGACGATGCCGGAGAGGCGACGCGTCGAGAGCGTCCGGTCGGCCCGCACCGGATTGCCGAGGCCCGCGCGCGTGCCACCGCCGACGATTGCCAGAGTGACGCGCTCTGCTGCAGCGGAGCGCACCACGGAGGCGATCCCCTCCTCGCTGGCCGGCTCGAAATGGACGATCATGCTGCCGGCCGCCCTTCGAGCGGAAAGACTTTCGACGGATTGAGAATCCACTCGGGATCGAAGGCCGCGCGCGCGGCCATCTGCTGGTTGAGATCGGTCCGGCTGTACTGGTGCAACATCAGATCGCGCTTCTCTATGCCGACGCCATGTTCGCCCGTCAGGCAGCCGCCGGCATCGACGCAGAGCTTGAGGATATCGTTGCCGGCCGCTTCGGCTCGCGCCGCATCCTCCGGATCGTTTATGTTGTAGAGGATGAGCGGATGCATGTTGCCGTCGCCGGCATGGAAGACATTCGCCACCCGCAGGCCATAGCCGGCGACGATCTCGCCGGTCTTGCGCAACACATACGAAAGCTGGCTTAGCGGCACGGTACCATCCATGCAGATATAGTCCGCAATTCGGCCCGTTGCGCCAAAAGCCGATTTCCGCCCCTTCCAGATCAGCGCCGCCTCCAACGCGGATTGGCTCTCCCGGATCGTGGTGACGCCATGGCGGCGGGCGACCT from Sinorhizobium garamanticum harbors:
- the hisS gene encoding histidine--tRNA ligase; amino-acid sequence: MNEKQKKPQKLKARLPRGFVDRSAADIRAVDEMLAKIQEVYERYGFDPVETPLFEYTDALGKFLPDSDRPNEGVFSLTDDDDQWMSLRYDLTAPLARHVAENFNEIQLPYRTYRAGYVFRNEKPGPGRFRQFMQFDADTVGAAGVQADAEMCMMMADTMEALGIQRGDYVIRVNNRKVLDGVLEAIGLGGDEHANARLAVLRAIDKLDKFGPEGVRLLLGEGRKDESGDFTKGAGLNDEQIRKILFFVGIADYAKSAAELAELVAGTAKGGEGVGELNTIRSLVLSAGYEADRIKIDPSVVRGLEYYTGPVFEAELQFAVTNEKGEKVVFGSVGGGGRYDGLVSRFMGQPVPATGFSIGVSRLMTALKNLGKLGTEEVIAPVVVCVMDRDIESMGRYQRFVQELRHSGIRAEMYQGNKKNFGDQLKYADRRGSPLAIIQGGDERASGVVQIKDLIEGKRLSGEIQDNVAWREARVAQISVPESDLIEKVREMLAAQAEDRTKAN
- the copM gene encoding CopM family metallochaperone, with the translated sequence MSLKTIAAALMLAALATAPSFAQESGHTHGSKQAADPAGDTSPSTKAFAVANAKMHKDMDIVFTGKTDLDFVRGMIAHHQGAIDMAKIELEHGTDEEIRKLAENIIKAQEGEIKMMKEWLAKNGG
- a CDS encoding DNA-3-methyladenine glycosylase I codes for the protein MAAKGLITGDDGRDRCAWHGNLEDYRRYHDEEWGRPVTDDHRLFEKICLEGFQSGLSWLTILRKREAFRAAFAGFDFDRVAEFGEADIERCLADTGIVRHRGKIVSTINNARRAKELRAEFGSLASYFWSHEPDESERPQIVSYEALIANPTTATSTRISKDLKKRGWTFVGPTTIYAFMQAMGLVNDHIEGCFCRANIEDMRQQFKRPARGSA
- a CDS encoding L,D-transpeptidase, which gives rise to MMKKSLFLALSLLCVVAAEAGARDRYHNRPPVIVSPDLTAPWLMQLGVTRLGGQQARPVAYRPQMPAATRKQFERRQVNRRSGPALVQPVAAVRAQKPVKTKLDPQFLPQTVAYDGPEKPGTIVIDTNNRFLYLVTGKGEARRYGVGVGKPGFEWAGAHRITRKAEWPSWTPPQEMIAREAAKGHYLPARMDGGPANPLGARAMYLGSTLYRIHGTNAPWTIGYGVSSGCIRMRNEDVVDLYERVNVGTKVIVI
- a CDS encoding L,D-transpeptidase, giving the protein MKFHAKKVVAFAAAATVLFAVTNASAFTPANAPEPAAKRSDVLLVAHQKRPPQKYWRTKVRFRTNEAPGTIIVDTNNKYLYYIDGPNRATRYGIGVGREGFGWSGVVKVGRKAEWPAWTPPAEMRVRERAKGRILPITQEGGIDNPLGARALYLYKGGRDTIFRIHGTNQPWTIGQNMSSGCIRMMNEDVEHLYDRAGIGTKVIVIGPGSKPGDVHYDDRGVDIFRQIFGG
- the glcF gene encoding glycolate oxidase subunit GlcF, with the translated sequence MQTNFSPAQLADPHVAESEKILHRCVHCGFCTATCPTYVVLGDELDSPRGRIYLIKDMLENGRAADRETVTHIDRCLSCLSCLTTCPSGVDYMHLVDHARIHIEKTYKRPLKDRFARSVLAAVLPYPRRFRFALRAAGVARPLAGLAKRIAWLKTFGVMLDLAPKAVPPVSAGTRPATYATKGERRGRVAILTGCAQPVLKPEINEAAIRLLTGQGIEVVVSAGEGCCGALVHHMGREEQALKAARRNVDIWLKAAEEDGLDAIIITASGCGTTIKDYGHMLRLDPGYAEKAAKVSALAKDVTEYLAGLELPQREARGMTVAYHSACSMQHGQKITTVPKELLKRAGFTVREPAEGHLCCGSAGTYNILQSEISAKLKARKVRNIEATKPDVIATGNIGCITQIATGTTLPIVHTVELLDWAYGGPKPAGL
- a CDS encoding DUF4870 family protein, producing the protein MSDTGPRTPLSRQTDRWLEPGKVNIQIIYVLYLIAFVIGITALIGIVLAYLNRDKAEPWARTHYIWAIRTFWIALLFCIVSALLTVMIIGVLGFVVTAVWIVVRCVIGLQRAAREEPITNPESWLV
- the glcE gene encoding glycolate oxidase subunit GlcE, with translation MIVHFEPASEEGIASVVRSAAAERVTLAIVGGGTRAGLGNPVRADRTLSTRRLSGIVTYNPAEMTMSALAGTPLAEVEAALRAKGQMLSFEPMDHRPIFATSGEPTIGGVFAANVSGPRRYVAGAARDSLLGVRFVNGAGEMIKAGGRVMKNVTGLDLVKLMAGSYGTLGILTEVTFKVLPVPPAAATVVVSGLNDAEAAAVMAETMAQPVEASGAAHLPESVRGRFLDGALPDGAATVLRLEGLADSVDLRAEKLTAALSRFGPVSRLDAEATHLLWAEIRDVKPYADGTRRPLWRVSVAPSAGHQLIAALRLQTGVDAFYDWQGGLVWLRMEADAEAALVRRYVGALGGGHASLVRAGDDVRAGVPAFEPQAPAVAQLTERIRARFDPARIFNPGRMAARPTA